A stretch of Myceligenerans xiligouense DNA encodes these proteins:
- a CDS encoding ROK family transcriptional regulator, with protein MSAVQQRGSLTQIELAGVTGLSPATISNIVKELSAAGVLATAQSIRNGRRALQVTLARNLGLVAGVRFGVRSMSVALADASMRVLAEQRMPLAADHRADVGMRRTALLVTEMIESVGASPDELLAVGVGVPVPVDPSSGEVVTLGMMRGWDGVDVAALFQAELGVPVTVDNEATLAAIAEYRYGAGQGFDSVAYVRVSHGVGAGLVIGGHAVRGRAGVAGEIGHVSVDENGPVCRCGNRGCLEMLVGASSLLGMLPAGAGHLTLADLVARAMNGDPGCRRVVYDAGRYLGVALANLCNIVDPAIVVVGGQLVEVGDLLLGPLRTALGQRVVATSRGPVDVVPSELGGSAGVRGALAVALDSARSAGALGVVGS; from the coding sequence GTGAGCGCCGTCCAGCAGCGTGGGTCGCTCACGCAGATCGAGCTGGCCGGCGTCACCGGGCTGTCCCCGGCCACGATCTCGAACATCGTCAAGGAGCTGTCGGCCGCCGGCGTCCTCGCCACCGCCCAGTCCATCCGCAACGGCCGCCGCGCGCTGCAGGTCACGCTCGCGCGCAACCTCGGGCTCGTCGCGGGAGTCCGGTTCGGCGTGCGGTCGATGAGCGTGGCACTGGCGGACGCCTCGATGCGTGTGCTCGCCGAGCAGCGCATGCCGCTCGCCGCCGACCACCGCGCCGACGTCGGGATGCGCCGTACCGCGCTGCTGGTCACCGAGATGATCGAGTCCGTGGGCGCGTCACCCGACGAACTGCTCGCCGTCGGCGTCGGGGTGCCCGTCCCGGTGGATCCCTCCAGCGGTGAGGTGGTGACCCTCGGCATGATGCGCGGCTGGGACGGCGTCGACGTCGCGGCCCTGTTCCAGGCCGAGCTCGGCGTACCCGTCACCGTCGACAACGAGGCCACGCTCGCCGCGATCGCCGAGTACCGGTACGGCGCCGGCCAGGGCTTCGACTCGGTCGCCTACGTCAGGGTCTCCCACGGCGTGGGCGCGGGGCTCGTCATCGGCGGTCACGCGGTGCGGGGCAGGGCGGGTGTCGCGGGCGAGATCGGGCACGTGTCCGTCGACGAGAACGGCCCCGTCTGCCGGTGCGGCAACCGGGGCTGCCTGGAGATGCTGGTCGGGGCGTCGAGCCTGCTGGGGATGCTGCCGGCCGGGGCCGGCCACCTCACGCTCGCCGACCTCGTCGCGCGCGCGATGAACGGCGACCCGGGCTGTCGCCGCGTGGTGTACGACGCCGGACGGTACCTGGGCGTGGCGCTGGCGAACCTGTGCAACATCGTCGACCCGGCGATCGTCGTCGTCGGCGGGCAGCTCGTGGAGGTCGGTGACCTCCTGCTCGGCCCCTTGCGGACCGCTCTCGGCCAGCGGGTGGTCGCCACCTCGCGCGGGCCGGTCGACGTCGTACCCTCCGAACTCGGTGGGTCGGCCGGCGTGCGCGGCGCGCTGGCGGTCGCGCTCGACTCGGCGAGATCCGCGGGTGCGCTGGGCGTGGTGGGATCATGA
- a CDS encoding carbohydrate ABC transporter permease produces the protein MTTLLEPIGKKTPPERSATSPARYAAGRTARYAMLLLVVIVVLIPVYVLFVTSFKGAGDASPARAWALPTTWTLENWQTAWTTLAPAIGRSLQMVIPSTIISAFLGSLNGFVLARWRFKGADIVFTLILFGMFIPYQAVMIPLNQLVLNLGIPNGIPSLILLHVVYGIPITTLIFRNYYMTVPHSLIEAARMDGAGMLRTYWNVLLPISIPSFVVVLIWQFTNAWNDFLFAVFFSSSSNGPVTVALNNLANGALLQNYGVSMAGALLASLPTLLVYIILGKYFVGGLMSGSVKG, from the coding sequence ATGACCACCCTCCTGGAGCCGATCGGCAAGAAGACGCCGCCCGAGCGCAGCGCCACGTCGCCGGCGCGCTACGCCGCCGGCCGCACGGCGCGCTACGCCATGCTGCTCCTCGTCGTCATCGTCGTGCTGATCCCGGTGTACGTGCTGTTCGTGACCAGCTTCAAGGGCGCCGGTGACGCCTCGCCCGCCCGCGCGTGGGCACTCCCCACGACGTGGACGCTGGAGAACTGGCAGACCGCCTGGACCACCCTGGCTCCCGCCATCGGACGCAGCCTCCAGATGGTCATCCCCTCCACCATCATCTCCGCGTTCCTCGGCTCACTGAACGGGTTCGTCCTGGCCCGCTGGCGCTTCAAGGGCGCCGACATCGTCTTCACCCTCATCCTCTTCGGGATGTTCATCCCCTACCAGGCCGTCATGATCCCCCTGAACCAGCTCGTCCTGAACCTGGGCATCCCCAACGGCATCCCCTCACTGATCCTCCTGCACGTCGTCTACGGCATCCCCATCACGACGCTCATCTTCCGCAACTACTACATGACGGTGCCGCACTCGCTGATCGAGGCCGCCCGCATGGACGGCGCGGGAATGCTGCGCACCTACTGGAACGTGCTGCTGCCGATCTCGATCCCGAGCTTCGTGGTGGTGCTGATCTGGCAGTTCACCAACGCGTGGAACGACTTCCTGTTCGCCGTGTTCTTCTCCTCCAGCAGCAACGGCCCGGTGACGGTGGCCCTGAACAACCTGGCCAACGGCGCCCTGCTGCAGAACTACGGCGTCTCCATGGCCGGCGCCCTGCTGGCGTCCCTGCCGACCCTGCTGGTCTACATCATCCTCGGCAAGTACTTCGTCGGCGGCCTCATGTCCGGCTCCGTCAAGGGCTGA
- a CDS encoding ABC transporter substrate-binding protein gives MRINKKSAGVAASVAVLGMTLAACGGGSGSGDADAEGGADQVEVFTWWAAGSEKAGLDALVGVFQEQHPDTEFVNGAVAGGAGSAAKDLLQTRLQAQDPPDTFQAHAGAELQDYIDAAQIEDVSGLYDEFGLTDAFPADLVERLSTEDGAIYSIPSNIHRANVMWANPAVLEDAGLDTSAEYEDLDAFIADLEELDEADVTPLSVATTWTQVHLLETVLLADLGPEAYSGLWDGSTDWESDEVTGALEDFETIMSFTNADRDGLDWPEATQQVIDGQAAFNIMGDWAVAAFEEQDKELGTDFVAVPSPGTAGTFDFLADSFTLPVGAPHPEGTEAWLETIGSLEGQTAFNAAKGSIPARTDADPAEFSEYQQTAIESFANDTIVSSLAHGAATPVATLNAISDATSKFTTGASDLDAYQSELAAAAQG, from the coding sequence ATGCGAATCAACAAGAAGTCGGCCGGTGTGGCCGCTTCGGTCGCCGTGCTGGGCATGACCCTGGCGGCGTGCGGCGGCGGCAGCGGCTCCGGTGACGCCGACGCGGAGGGTGGCGCGGACCAGGTCGAGGTGTTCACGTGGTGGGCCGCGGGTTCGGAGAAGGCCGGTCTGGACGCGCTGGTGGGCGTGTTCCAGGAGCAGCACCCGGACACGGAGTTCGTGAACGGTGCGGTGGCCGGTGGTGCGGGCTCGGCGGCGAAGGATCTGCTGCAGACGCGTCTGCAGGCGCAGGACCCGCCGGACACGTTCCAGGCTCACGCGGGTGCGGAGCTGCAGGACTACATCGACGCCGCCCAGATCGAGGACGTGTCGGGCCTGTACGACGAGTTCGGGCTCACCGACGCCTTCCCGGCGGACCTGGTGGAGCGGCTCTCGACGGAGGACGGCGCGATCTACTCGATCCCGTCGAACATCCACCGGGCGAACGTCATGTGGGCCAACCCGGCGGTGCTGGAGGACGCCGGGCTGGACACGTCCGCGGAGTACGAGGACCTGGACGCGTTCATCGCGGACCTGGAAGAACTCGACGAGGCCGACGTGACACCGCTCTCGGTGGCGACCACCTGGACGCAGGTGCACCTGCTGGAGACCGTGCTGCTGGCCGACCTCGGGCCCGAGGCGTACTCCGGCCTGTGGGACGGTTCGACCGACTGGGAGTCGGATGAGGTGACCGGGGCGCTGGAGGACTTCGAGACGATCATGTCGTTCACGAACGCCGACCGGGACGGGCTGGACTGGCCGGAGGCCACCCAGCAGGTCATCGACGGTCAGGCCGCGTTCAACATCATGGGCGACTGGGCCGTGGCCGCGTTCGAGGAGCAGGACAAGGAACTGGGCACCGACTTCGTGGCCGTGCCCTCCCCGGGCACCGCGGGCACGTTCGACTTCCTGGCCGACTCGTTCACGCTCCCGGTGGGTGCCCCCCACCCCGAGGGCACCGAGGCGTGGCTGGAGACGATCGGTTCGCTGGAGGGCCAGACGGCGTTCAACGCCGCCAAGGGTTCCATCCCCGCCCGGACGGACGCGGACCCGGCCGAGTTCTCCGAGTACCAGCAGACGGCGATCGAGTCGTTCGCGAACGACACCATCGTGTCCTCCCTGGCCCACGGTGCCGCTACTCCGGTGGCGACCCTGAACGCGATCAGCGACGCGACGAGCAAGTTCACCACGGGCGCCTCCGACCTGGACGCCTACCAGAGCGAACTCGCCGCCGCCGCACAAGGCTGA
- a CDS encoding substrate-binding domain-containing protein has protein sequence MGPARGNDVSPGRRRRAALAASLASVVVAATVSACAGTGGAAEAAEGTVGLLLPEAQTARYEASDRPTFARVVSSRCPGCDVLYANAGQDVASQQEQAESMLVRGADVLVLGAVDTVAAVGIVEEAHRLGAKVIAYDRFVEGADYYVSYDYEFLGYLMGSALAGELDRGVDPGLTTLEARTAAGSDAVPGVLLVQGAVTDPNSRAIADGAHRALDSADVEILAEYHTPDWSPDKATEWVEAMLTRYRGQVDGILAASDGVAGGAVAAAKAAGLDPVPPTTGQDGELAAVQRIVAGDQYMTIYKATDQQAATAAELAVRVLRGEDPRTTAVTGGVPTLLLAPRAVGVDDIEHVILDGRVYTAEQICTPPYRTACEARGLVGVAQEERG, from the coding sequence GTGGGACCAGCGAGAGGGAACGACGTGTCACCAGGCCGGCGGCGACGGGCGGCCCTGGCCGCCTCCCTGGCCTCGGTCGTGGTCGCGGCGACCGTGTCCGCCTGCGCGGGCACCGGGGGCGCCGCGGAGGCGGCCGAGGGCACCGTGGGGCTCCTGCTCCCCGAGGCGCAGACGGCACGCTACGAGGCGTCCGACCGTCCCACGTTCGCGCGTGTGGTCTCCAGCCGGTGCCCGGGCTGCGACGTGCTCTACGCCAACGCCGGCCAGGACGTGGCCAGCCAGCAGGAGCAGGCCGAGTCGATGCTCGTGCGCGGCGCGGACGTCCTCGTGCTCGGCGCCGTCGACACGGTGGCGGCCGTCGGTATCGTCGAGGAGGCCCACCGGCTCGGCGCGAAGGTGATCGCCTACGACCGCTTCGTCGAGGGCGCGGACTACTACGTGTCCTACGACTACGAGTTCCTCGGCTACCTCATGGGGTCGGCACTGGCGGGAGAGCTCGACCGGGGCGTCGACCCCGGCCTCACCACGTTGGAGGCCCGGACCGCCGCCGGGTCCGACGCCGTACCAGGCGTGCTGCTCGTCCAGGGAGCCGTCACCGACCCGAACTCCCGCGCGATCGCCGACGGCGCCCACCGCGCGCTGGATTCCGCCGATGTCGAGATCCTCGCGGAGTACCACACGCCGGACTGGAGCCCCGACAAGGCCACCGAATGGGTCGAGGCGATGCTCACCCGGTACCGCGGCCAGGTCGACGGCATCCTGGCGGCGAGCGACGGCGTCGCGGGCGGCGCCGTGGCCGCCGCCAAGGCGGCCGGCCTCGACCCGGTCCCGCCGACCACCGGCCAGGACGGCGAACTGGCGGCGGTGCAGCGCATCGTCGCGGGGGACCAGTACATGACGATCTACAAGGCCACCGACCAGCAGGCGGCCACGGCCGCCGAGCTCGCGGTGCGCGTGCTGCGCGGGGAGGACCCGCGCACCACGGCCGTCACCGGGGGCGTGCCCACCCTGCTGCTCGCTCCGCGCGCGGTCGGGGTGGACGACATCGAGCACGTCATCCTCGACGGCCGGGTGTACACGGCGGAGCAGATCTGCACCCCGCCGTACCGGACCGCGTGCGAGGCGCGCGGGCTGGTCGGCGTGGCCCAGGAGGAGCGAGGATGA
- a CDS encoding carbohydrate ABC transporter permease yields MSKTMRRVGPPLLLLAPSLLLLGVFVYGLIAANFQMSFTDNHTAAQATGQAPAAAVWFDNYTALLATDAFQHSLLNLLLFTAVFLAGTMAMGFGWAWLLEKPVKGEGYFRSIYLFPMAVSFVASGVVWRWLLNSNQDEQASGLNRLFQIIGLDFLQNNWWNNVTFGIIAIAIPAIWQLSGYVMALFLAGFRGIPDELREAARMDGATELQLYRHVLFPQLSPVALSALIIIGHMSLKSFDLIMSISKPANYQTKVPAVDMYVFKSSFDYANAAAVGAILLIIVAAVIIPYLIHTHREEKR; encoded by the coding sequence ATGTCCAAGACCATGCGACGGGTAGGGCCTCCCCTTCTTCTGCTCGCTCCCTCTCTGCTGCTTCTGGGGGTGTTCGTCTACGGGTTGATCGCGGCGAACTTCCAGATGTCGTTCACCGACAACCACACCGCCGCCCAGGCCACCGGCCAGGCCCCCGCCGCGGCCGTCTGGTTCGACAACTACACCGCCCTGCTGGCCACCGACGCGTTCCAGCACTCCCTGCTCAACCTGCTGCTGTTCACCGCAGTATTCCTCGCCGGAACGATGGCCATGGGCTTCGGATGGGCCTGGCTCCTGGAAAAGCCCGTCAAAGGCGAAGGCTACTTCCGCTCCATCTACCTGTTCCCCATGGCCGTGTCCTTCGTCGCCTCCGGCGTCGTCTGGCGCTGGCTGCTCAACTCCAACCAGGACGAACAAGCCTCCGGCCTCAACCGCCTCTTCCAGATCATCGGCCTGGACTTCCTGCAGAACAACTGGTGGAACAACGTCACCTTCGGCATCATCGCCATCGCCATCCCCGCCATCTGGCAACTGTCCGGCTACGTCATGGCCCTCTTCCTGGCCGGCTTCCGCGGCATCCCCGACGAACTCCGCGAAGCAGCCCGCATGGACGGCGCCACAGAACTCCAGCTCTACCGCCACGTCCTGTTCCCCCAACTATCCCCCGTAGCCCTGTCCGCCCTGATCATCATCGGACACATGAGCCTCAAATCCTTCGACCTCATCATGTCCATCTCCAAACCCGCCAACTACCAGACCAAGGTCCCAGCGGTGGACATGTACGTCTTCAAATCCAGCTTCGACTACGCCAACGCCGCCGCCGTCGGCGCCATCCTCCTGATCATCGTCGCCGCCGTCATCATCCCCTACCTCATCCACACCCACCGGGAGGAAAAGCGATGA
- a CDS encoding ABC transporter substrate-binding protein, whose protein sequence is MRKTTAVAASAALISLVLAACGTGTAGGAEPSLRSHERVAVYTWWAAGVEKRGLDALVGVFEKQHPEIQFVNDGLMGGGGSSTSKEHLQSRLETQDPPDVFVAHAGAELQDYIKDKHIQDVSGLYQEFGLTEAFPKDLLDRLSTKDGKIYSIPSNIHRANLLWANPRVLEQNGIEPSAEYDSLDAFIADLEKLKNAGIKAPLSVGTTWPQVHLLETTLLADLGPEAYSGLWNGSTAWSDSRVTTALEHYGTLMSYTNPDRDELEWDAASAMVIGGESAFNIMGDWALAAYDTEDKAYGTDYRVVPAPGTSGTFDFLADSFTMSSGILDEDSAKAWLETVSSKEGQVAFNKIKGSIPARTDVDPGQFTEYQKTAIQSFGQDTIVSSVTHGAAVPISQLDAITAAVVAFNSGETDVAGFQAALGASAEG, encoded by the coding sequence ATGCGTAAGACAACGGCGGTGGCAGCGTCGGCTGCCTTGATCAGCCTGGTGCTGGCCGCGTGCGGAACCGGGACGGCGGGAGGCGCCGAGCCCTCCCTCCGGTCGCACGAGAGGGTCGCCGTCTACACGTGGTGGGCGGCGGGCGTCGAGAAACGAGGGCTCGACGCGCTGGTGGGGGTGTTCGAGAAACAACATCCCGAAATCCAGTTCGTCAACGACGGACTCATGGGCGGCGGCGGCAGTTCGACGTCGAAGGAGCACCTGCAGTCCCGGCTCGAGACGCAGGACCCGCCGGACGTGTTCGTCGCGCACGCGGGCGCCGAGTTGCAGGACTACATCAAGGACAAGCACATCCAAGACGTGTCGGGTCTCTACCAGGAGTTCGGGCTGACCGAGGCGTTCCCGAAGGACCTGCTCGACCGGCTGTCCACCAAGGACGGCAAGATCTACTCCATCCCCTCGAACATTCACCGCGCCAACCTCCTCTGGGCCAACCCGCGGGTGCTCGAGCAGAACGGCATCGAACCGTCCGCCGAGTACGACAGCCTCGACGCCTTCATCGCGGACCTCGAGAAGCTCAAGAACGCCGGGATCAAGGCCCCGCTGTCGGTCGGGACCACCTGGCCCCAGGTGCACCTGCTCGAGACGACGCTGCTCGCCGACCTCGGCCCCGAGGCCTACAGCGGGCTCTGGAACGGCAGCACCGCCTGGAGCGACTCGCGCGTCACCACCGCGCTCGAGCACTACGGGACACTGATGAGCTACACCAATCCCGACCGCGACGAGCTGGAGTGGGACGCGGCCAGCGCGATGGTCATCGGGGGGGAGTCCGCGTTCAACATCATGGGCGACTGGGCCCTGGCCGCCTACGACACGGAGGACAAGGCCTACGGGACGGACTACCGGGTGGTCCCGGCCCCGGGCACCTCGGGGACGTTCGACTTCCTCGCGGACTCGTTCACCATGTCGTCCGGCATCCTCGACGAGGACAGCGCGAAGGCCTGGCTGGAGACGGTCAGCTCCAAGGAGGGGCAGGTCGCGTTCAACAAGATCAAGGGCTCGATCCCGGCCCGGACCGACGTCGACCCCGGCCAGTTCACCGAGTACCAGAAGACCGCGATCCAGTCGTTCGGGCAGGACACGATCGTGTCGTCCGTGACCCACGGCGCCGCGGTTCCGATCTCGCAGCTCGACGCGATCACGGCGGCGGTGGTGGCGTTCAACTCCGGGGAGACCGACGTCGCGGGGTTCCAGGCTGCTCTGGGGGCATCGGCCGAGGGCTGA